The Eleginops maclovinus isolate JMC-PN-2008 ecotype Puerto Natales chromosome 3, JC_Emac_rtc_rv5, whole genome shotgun sequence genome includes a region encoding these proteins:
- the LOC134861620 gene encoding meprin A subunit beta-like, with protein MKGYIFLVVALTVSSVSSRRAVGKKIVEIGESKSIAEANKGSLHDDILKAPPNTQKSATTDGDKLWTSPVAYVLDKNLEMNAKGLILKAFDQFRLKSCIDFKPRDSEEYYISVKKKDGCYSYIGKVKSNGQELSIGRFCDDISTVEHEFLHALGFYHEQSRYDRDDHVTIVYKNIEAGYEYNFLEESNETTTTQGVPYDYWSVMHYGKDDFTNGNGSTIITKDPKFQDVIGQRLEVSPKDVLELNSLYKCQSTIAFQMQCSFSDETMCQMTSCSQSGLAWEMVKKVKGGPMSDHTSLPSGSGEQGEDAGYFMHVSMGTGEMGDSAWLETHRMSLNREHHVQCLQFYYYHSGSRSDHLNIWIREFQDELDFNGTPRLMGQIHGGPTKDWKLHHVSLDAAKHFTVEFEARKGAGSSAGGFSIDDFNLSEIECPHVTIQLDDFERNWEASEIEATIYSPRQYSSGGYAYVVQVVLFDKYFGLFVQLVSGKNDDRLEWPCTERQVTFKMLDQNSNIQLQMSKQHSITSDLSTFDSDGNYLWDNPRLNGYSYVDDNGETIFAGPLFGRSFFSNKKEIKTREFLKGGSVIFSFSFQDITALINGSALPRPQVGPVDIKYPPKDLNEGPCSSWISPIPKTTEESITTLDPPRPTDDSIFGFSPGLVCSPFLTLLLALMLLVP; from the exons ATGAAAGGCTATATTTTCCTTGTCGTGGCCTTGACGGTTTCATCAGTATCCTCCAGAAGAGCA GTCGGGAAAAAGATAGTGG AAATTGGTGAAAGCAAGAGCATTGCAGAGGCAAACAAGG GCTCTTTGCATGATGATATCCTGAAG GCACCACCAAACACGCAAAAGAGTGCCACTACCGATGGGGACAAACTGTGGACATCACCAGTCGCATATGTATTGGACAAAAACCTTG AGATGAATGCTAAAGGACTCATCCTGAAAGCCTTTGACCAGTTCAGGTTGAAGTCATGTATCGACTTCAAACCAAGAGACTCTGAGGAGTATTACATCTCGGTCAAAAAGAAAGACGg ATGTTATTCATACATTGGGAAAGTAAAATCCAACGGACAGGAGCTGTCCATCGGGAGATTTTGTGATGATATCTCAACGGTTGAACATGAGTTCCTCCATGCTTTGGGCTTCTACCACGAACAGTCCAGATATGACAGAGATGATCATGTGACCATTGTTTACAAGAACATCGAAGCAG GTTATGAATATAATTTTTTAGAAGAAAGCAATGAAACCACCACCACCCAGGGAGTCCCGTACGACTACTGGTCAGTGATGCACTACGGCAAAGATGATTTCACCAATGGCAACGGGTCAACTATTATAACCAAAGACCCAAAGTTCCAGGATGTGATTGGTCAGAGACTGGAAGTGAGTCCCAAAGATGTTCTGGAGCTGAACAGCCTCTACAAATGCC AGTCAACCATCGCATTTCAGATGCAGTGCAGCTTCTCTGATGAGACCATGTGTCAAATGACTAGCTGTTCACAGAGTGGGCTTGCCTGGGAAATGGTAAAAAAGGTTAAAGGGGGTCCTATGTCTGACCACACCAGTTTACCCAGTGGCAGTGGTGAACAAG GTGAAGATGCGGGTTACTTCATGCATGTGAGCATGGGCACAGGTGAGATGGGAGACTCAGCCTGGCTGGAGACCCACAGGATGAGTCTCAACAGGGAGCATCATGTCCAGTGTCTCCAGTTCTACTATTACCACAGTGGGAGTAGGTCAGACCACCTCAACATCTGGATCAGAGAGTTTCAGGATGAATTGGACTTCAATGGAACCCCACGCCTCATGGGACAGATTCATG GTGGACCAACAAAAGACTGGAAGCTCCATCATGTTTCCCTGGATGCCGCCAAGCACTTCACGGTGGAGTTTGAGGCTCGTAAAGGAGCAGGAAGCTCTGCAGGCGGCTTCTCAATCGATGACTTCAATCTGTCGGAGATCGAATGTCCACATGTTACCATTCAGCTTGATGACTTTGAGCGAAATTGGGAGGCCAGTGAGATTGAAGCCACTATCTACAGCCCTCGGCAATACTCCAGTGGGGGCTATGCTTACGTGGTACAGGTTGTACTGTTCGATAAATATTTCGGATTGTTTGTGCAACTCGTGTCTGGTAAAAATGATGACCGGCTGGAGTGGCCTTGCACAGAAAGGCAGGTGACCTTCAAAATGCTGGATCAGAACTCCAACATCCAGCTGCAGATGTCCAAGCAACATAGTATCACCAGTGACCTAAGCACGTTCGATTCTGATGGCAA CTATCTGTGGGACAATCCTCGTCTGAATGGATATTCCTACGTAGATGACAATGGGGAAACCATCTTCGCCGGACCTCTGTTTGGCAGAtcctttttttccaataaaaaggaaataaaaaccagaGAGTTCCTCAAGGGAGGAAGTGTCATTTTCAGCTTTAGCTTCCAAG ATATCACTGCTCTCATCAATGGAAGTGCTCTGCCACGTCCTCAAGTGGGACCTGTAGATATTAAATATCCTCCTAAAGATCTGAACGAAGGCCCTTGTTCATCATG GATCAGCCCAATTCCCAAGACAACTGAAGAGAG CATTACAACCCTTGACCCTCCAAGACCCACCGATGACAG CATTTTTGGCTTCTCTCCTGGTTTGGTTTGTTCTCCTTTCCTCACCCTGCTGCTAGCGTTGATGCTGTTGGTACCTTGA
- the ddx61 gene encoding probable ATP-dependent RNA helicase ddx6 — translation MATARTANPAPMIGLNKAANGQLKGQMGLLSSVQQSSALQKKTSIPQSSGGIKFGDDWKKCLDLPPRDTRMRTSDVTSTKGNEFEDYCLKRELLMGIFEMGWEKPSPVQEESIPIALSGRDILARAKNGTGKSGAYLIPLLERIDLKKDHIQAIVMVPTRELALQMSQISIQLSKHLGGVKVMATTGGTNLRDDIMRLDETVHVVIATPGRILDLIKKGVAKMDRAQLIVMDEADKLLSQDFVVLIEDIISFMPKDRQILLYSATFPISVQKFMSKHLKKPYEINLMEELTLKGITQYYAYVTERQKVHCLNTLFSRLQINQSIIFCNSTQRVELLAKKITQLGYSCFYIHAKMMQEYRNRVFHDFRNGLCRNLVCTDLFTRGIDIQAVNVVINFDFPKNAETYLHRIGRSGRFGHLGLAINLITSEDRYNLKNIEDQLVTDIKPIPSCIDKSLYVAEFHSVDPDAEDDDLEIGARNKDLGGI, via the exons ATGGCTACAGCAAGAACAGCAAACCCAGCGCCAATGATTGGATTGAACAAAGCAGCAAATGGGCAGCTCAAAGGACAGATGGGACTCCTTTCGAGTGTCCAGCAGTCGTCTGCCCTCCAGAAGAAGACCAGCATTCCTCAGAGCAGCGGGGGCATCAA ATTTGGTGATGACTGGAAGAAGTGCCTGGATCTGCCTCCGAGAGACACCAGGATGAGAACTTCT GATGTGACCTCAACTAAGGGAAATGAATTTGAAGACTACTGCCTAAAGCGTGAACTGCTAATGGGAATCTTTGAAATGGGATGGGAGAAACCGTCCCCTGTCCAG GAGGAGAGCATCCCCATCGCTTTGTCAGGCAGAGATATTTTGGCTCGGGCTAAGAATGGCACCGGAAAAAGTGGCGCCTACCTCATCCCTCTGCTGGAGAGGATAGATCTGAAGAAGGATCACATTCAGG CCATAGTAATGGTGCCAACCAGAGAGCTGGCCCTGCAGATGAGCCAGATCAGCATCCAGCTCAGCAAGCACCTCGGAGGTGTCAAGGTGATGGCGACCACAGGTGGCACTAACCTGAGGGACGACATCATGCGTCTTGATGAGACAG TGCATGTAGTGATTGCTACACCAGGCAGGATACTCGACCTGATCAAGAAGGGTGTGGCAAAGATGGACAGAGCCCAATTGATTGTGATGGATGAG GCAGATAAGTTGCTGTCACAGGACTTTGTGGTCCTGATTGAAGACATCATCAGCTTCATGCCCAAGGACCGTCAGATCCTACTTTACTCTGCCACTTTCCCCATCAGTGTGCAAAAATTCATG AGCAAGCACCTGAAGAAGCCTTATGAGATCAACCTGATGGAGGAACTGACCTTGAAGGGCATCACTCAGTACTACGCTTATGTGACTGAAAGACAAAAGGTCCACTGTCTCAACACACTCTTTTCCAGG CTTCAGATCAATCAGTCCATCATCTTCTGTAACTCCACCCAGCGGGTTGAGCTTCTGGCCAAGAAAATCACCCAGCTGGGATACTCGTGCTTCTACATCCATGCGAAGATGATGCAGGAGTACAGGAACCGTGTGTTCCACGACTTCAGGAATGGGTTGTGCAGAAACCTGGTCTGCACAG ATCTGTTTACTCGGGGAATTGACATCCAGGCAGTGAATGTGGTCATCAACTTTGACTTCCCTAAAAATGCAGAGACCTACCTGCATCGCATCGGCAGATCAG GGCGTTTTGGTCACCTGGGTCTGGCCATCAACCTCATCACTTCAGAAGACCGCTACAACCTGAAGAACATTGAGGACCAACTGGTCACTGACATCAAGCCCATCCCCAGCTGCATTGATAAGAGCCTGTATGTGGCGGAGTTTCACTCTGTTGACCCCGATGCTGAAGACGACGACCTTGAGATCGGGGCCAGAAACAAAGACCTGGGAGGAATCTGA
- the tomm40 gene encoding mitochondrial import receptor subunit TOM40 homolog has translation MGSVLAAASPSPASAAAGGSPGVPGLGSVPPGFAMPSVSSVPAASDQQTADADAPLLNPGTYEECHRKCKEVFPQQMEGVRLVVNKGLSNHFQVSHTVTLSTLGDSGYRFGSTYVGTKQTGPAESFPVMVGDMDNTGSLNAQIIHQLTSAVRSKIAIQTQQHKFVNWQCDLEWRGENFTSAVTLGNPDVLVGSGIVVGHYLQSITPALALGGELVYHKRPGEEGAVTSLLGRYTGDNFIATLTLGGAGGHATYYHKATDQLQVGVEFEANTRMQETTASFGYQLDVPKANLLFKGTVDSNWVVGATLEKKLLPLPLTLALGAFLNHRKNKFQCGFGVTIG, from the exons ATGGGCAGTGTGTTGGCTGCCGCCTCCCCCAGTCCTgcctcagcagcagctggaggtaGTCCAGGGGTCCCAGGGTTGGGGTCTGTCCCTCCAGGGTTCGCCATGCCCTCGGTGTCTTCCGTCCCTGCTGCATCTGACCAGCAGACAGCAGATGCAGACGCCCCACTCCTAAATCCTGGCACATATGAGGAATGCCACCGTAAATGTAAAG AGGTGTTCCCTCAGCAGATGGAAGGAGTGCGGTTAGTGGTCAACAAGGGTCTGAGTAACCACTTCCAGGTCAGCCATACGGTTACCCTCAGTACTCTTGGTGATTCTGGTTATCGATTTGGATCCACCTACGTAGGCACTAAACAGACTGGACCAGCAGAG TCATTCCCAGTTATGGTTGGAGATATGGACAACACTGGTAGTCTGAATGCTCAAATCATCCACCAGCTTACGTCTGCAGTACGCTCTAAAATAGCCATCCAG actCAGCAGCATAAGTTTGTGAACTGGCAGTGTGACTTGGAGTGGCGCGGGGAAAATTTCACCTCTGCTGTGACGCTCGGAAATCCAGATGTTCTTGTTGGATCTG GCATTGTAGTGGGCCACTATCTGCAGTCCATCACACCCGCTCTGGCTCTGGGTGGAGAGCTAGTGTACCACAAAAGACCGGGAGAGGAAGGAGCGGTCACCTCCCTGTTGGGCAGGTACACAG GTGACAACTTCATAGCTACACTGACTTTGGGAGGAGCAGGAGGGCATGCTACGTACTATCACAAAGCCACTGACCAG TTGCAGGTTGGAGTTGAATTTGAAGCCAACACAAGGATGCAAGAAACCACGGCATCCTTTGGTTACCAGTTGGACGTTCCCAAAGCTAACTTGCTCTTTAAAG gcACGGTTGATAGTAACTGGGTGGTTGGGGCTACCCTCGAAAAGAAACTGTTGCCACTGCCACTCACTCTGGCTCTAGGTGCTTTCCTCAACCACCGCAAGAACAAGTTCCAGTGTGGCTTCGGTGTCACCATCGGTTAG